TTCGGAAGAAAATTATCAGCCTCTGAATCTTCTTCCTGTTGAACATGTTTAATTTTAAGGTATTTATGATTATTTTGAATgtgttttataataattttttggatatatttttttaatagttttggATGGATTTTGTAttagatttttaatattttttgttaaattttgtattttttttaaataaaaaaatgtaagcAAGAAACTAACTTGGAAGTGTAGCCAACTTGTTTTAGACTACTCGACCAACTCAAATTGGTTACTTACAGCCAACTTGAATAATATCACTAGATGTGCGGATGATTATCCTGATATAAGATTTAGGTGGATAATTTGAGAgtgtaatgtatttttattttattgagacgattttaaagTTTATTGTTCACAAAACTATTATCtacctaataatttttttttaaaaaatatgattttaaaattttaaaaactagaATTAAGTTCAAAAGgtagaaactcaggtgcagtcgacttcatgtaaagttgataatttagagtcgttagatgatttgactgatttaattaaattttcatctaacgacagctatcaacttcacgtgaagttgactgCAAGTGAGTTTTCACCTTCAAAAATACAAACCACCCAAAATTAACTACTACTGTGACCTCCCACTCTAATTATTCTCTCCGCCGTGACCTCCccgctctctctctctatacATATATAGAGAGAAGAAAATGGAACACCCAATAAGACGGGTGATACTTAGGAGACACAACGACAACGACAAAGGAGTGAGGAGGAGTAAACGCATACTTTTTCTGGAAGAATGATTTGGGAAGAGAAAACAAGACACCCAATGAGACGGTGATGCTTGGGAGGCGTAACGATGAAGGAGCACAATGGGGAGGAGTAAACGCAATTAGAGAGAGTTGAAGTACCTTTTCTGGAAGAATGATttgggaaaataaaataagataccCAACAAGACCGTGATGCTTGGGAGGCGTAATAAGGACGACAAAGGAGTGGGGAGGAGTAAACGCAAttagagagagttggagtaccTTTTCTAGAataatgatttgaaaaaagaaaatgaaactgAGACGGTGATATTTAGGAGGCGCAACGATGACGAAAGAGTAGAGAACAGGTTAAAATAAACACCCAATTACTTTAGAGAGAGTAGGATAACATTcactatatatatgtgtgtgtgtttttaattttagtgtgattttgttataaaatattttatataactatttaattatatatttttgttaataattatttacataattaatatataaaataactatttttgttGAGTAGTATTACACTattaaatatatctataaaattattttatattattaatgtattaaaataaaaatgtatatatattcttaatccttgttttaatttatatgcttAATTATTAAACACTGAAAAAGACACGCGTATTATTGATTAGAGTGAACCATATTATTGATTAAGCAATCGACCATTTTTTACGAGAACGGAAACAAATGAAGTTTGCAATTCTGTTGGGTGAAATAATTGGAAGGTGTGGTGACGCTTACGTCTTCGGAAAATGTgtacatattttttttccttttgatttATGTATTATTCGTTCGATCCTATTAGCTACGATATAGCCGCAGCACATatgtcactacaagaaaaatattcattttgtcacactttttttaaattacatttAAAAAATAGTCTATTTTATGAATAGGTTATACCTTTTTTTGTGTTGtctttttataagagaaaatgATACACAGTTGTGGTATCATAAAAAATGTAGCCTTAGATATTataaaaatcatttataaagCATAACCGTAAGTTGATATTTATAGGTTCACTTTTTATATCAATGAGAacgtttttaaaaaataacctatttgttaaattttgggtgtattttaaaaGTGATACCTAATGTATCTAGAACAAAACACTTGACACTTGGTGAATTTTTCCTCTCTTAACTTTTTCCCGTAAGTATGCACACCCAGCTCCTCTTAACTTAGTGAAATTTTGACCTATTCCCTCCAAAGCTCGTCATCACCCTTTCAGAGAAGAAAACCCTCCAAAGCACGAACAAAACTTTTTCAGAGAAGATCGAAAACCCTCACCATCGCGAAGATACTTAGCCAAATCGCGAATGAAACATAAcactcatcacccttgttagcttTCCCTTCTTCTTCGCGCCACTCATCACCCAAATCAGAGAAAGAGTCTGCTATCATCACACCACTCACGGCGTAACTACTCACCTCCAGGAAGACTCTGCACTCACTCATCTTCACCACTCACCCCGCAGTCACTCATCTTCACCGCACCATCGCTTCTCTTCGTTGTGCGCTCACATCAGGAAGATGCTGCGCTCAACTGAAAGCCTTTTTTTATTTGCTCATCATCGTCGAGAAGGTATGCATCCGATTTTAGGGTTTCAATTTGGGGGTTTGGTACGATAATCTGTGAACTCAtgaattgattttgtgattttgtgtTGCGGCGTAGGAGAACTCATTCTTGTAGGTTCGTTCACCACAAGCCCTAGGTTCGTTCGTCTATTGTCTTTTCTTGCGATTTTGTGTATCAAGCAGCGGAGGAGataactcaaatcaaaacttcaagcAGCGACGAGACTGTTGGTATGCCTCTTCCCCCACTATTCGTTTGTAACTGATTCATCTCCACTCACCGCGATGGAGAACTGAGATGGTAGTGACGATAAACCGGGACAATGGTGTGTATGAATTTTCTGGTTTTGCGGTTTTTTTGAGGGTTTGTTGTTCTGATTTTTGGAGTTCTACaatcttttgtaatttttgctTCTTACTGTGTtagagttttcttttttattttgtattttgctttATGATTTTGCATCTTGCTTTGTTAGGGTTTGTTGATTTTacattttgtttttgaattttgggcATAAAACAAATGAAATCATCATGTTTTGTCTTGTTTTCTCGAAAAGTTGGGTAAGAGATGTGAGATAGTATTGTGGTTAGACTTGGTTAAAATTATATGTTGTATATTTGAACCAAAAAGTTAATGTGTTTTGTTGAGATTAATACTTCCATTCTTTACTAGTACTTTATCTGGAATTGGAGATAGTACTTTAGTTcttttttaggatattttttgCAAAGCTTTAGCATGGAATTGAAACAGAGTTTTGAACTAATTTAACATACAATCGATGGGCAAAATTTTGTCTTAGCTTAGCTGTTTCAGCAGCAAATTTCTGTAGTCTTGGCTAAGAAATTTTTAATTGGTGATTGCTATGCATGCTACTTTTATTGTTTCAAATCTAAATTCTAATACAGAGtgaaatagaattttttaaaaaatttaatcatgcaaaTTTTGTTAGGGGGGATCTTCGGCAAACTTCAATTTATTTGGTTCGTAGATTACATAATTCAATTCTGAATCTAATTTCCATCCATATCTAGAATTACCATTTGATGATCCTCACTGCTGGTTGTAAATGGTGCATAAAGGAGGTACATAAAGCTTGCTGCAAAAGTTGTATATGAATTTGCTTTTGGCCATGAAATCCGAGGGTTGTGTTCGATTTTTATCTCACCTCCCTACCACCCGAAAATTAACTGGGTGCAAAATCATTTTCCTTTAAAGAGCCTTCATGAGAATAGATTATCAAAAAATTGTGCATTGCTCTTAtgactcttattttttttttactcttatCCGATCATGATGGTTGGATGCATTGTTTTGTTCCTTTTTTTGGAACTGCTCATTTGCATAGTTATTAGTTCTTTTTTTGCCATGGCCTTATGCTTATACAGTCAATATTCCATAACATTAGCTTGTTTATCTGATATTCTTGTACCACATTTGTGAATTAGTGGTTTATGTTGTGTAGATGCTTAAATAAGCAATAGTTTTAAACTTGGACTACTATTGAGTAATTCAGATGCATCAGCTATAGTTAAAAGTTTGGTGGattgaatttagaattttaatatgCTTAAAATTTTATGGTTGTAGATCGTGGGAAGGTCAGATCAGAATTTGGATTGGATACTAAATGAAATTTGATTTCCAACTTCATTCTTAAACAGCAATCCTAAAGTGTGTGCTGTCTTAGCGCTGATCAGAAAGCAATGTCCTTCCATCTTGATTTCATGAAGTTGAATGAATCCATTTTCTAAATTCATAGCTCTGTGCCTTTCTTCTACTCATAAGCactaacataattttttttttgtattcttttagGAATAAGTAAAGCTGCAAAATTCATGAGAGCCAATTGAATTTCTCTTTTTAAAGTACCGAAAGAAACAGTAGAGCTACTTGAAAAATCTGACCTGTATTTCTTTAGCCCCGAGCATCCTCCATTGATCGAACCAGCTCAGAAAGCCTTTGACTGGGCCGTGGATGAGAAATTGAAGTTAGGTATTATGatttctacctttcaattccatGCCAAAATTTGTTTAATAAATGAGTTAGACTCATTGTCAGTTCGGATTTTCCATTTCGTATTGTACTACTTTGCAAGTTACTGTTGCACGAAATTAAAATGAACTAGAAAGAAACTTTGAGTTGTCTTGTGGCCCAtctaaaaatgattttaatcTGTGTATGACTGTGGTAATATTACATGTCAGAAACATATAGGATTTTAATCTCTTTATGTATTTCTTTGAAACTTACTTGGATATACGACAACTTAAGGCACTTTTGGATGTACTTCTTTATGATCTTTATGTACTTCTTTTAAGACTGGAATTTTTGTGAGAGAACCAAATCTTGAAGGATTTATTATAGAGAGATGCTGTCCACGAAAAACTATTGTTAAAATCTTTGATAGAAATCAAGGGATTGCTGAGTGAAATTACTTGTTGTGTTTTCTTTGGTTTATGCTTTGTGCTGTGCTAcattaaaaagtgaaagagatTAATGCTATTTTAGACCTTAACGTTGCCTCCATTGACCAAAACCTTTGTATGAGTGCACATTTTGCTGCTTAGTGTTGTTGATTGATTTCACTCTTAATCCATACAAAAAGGAATAAGATTGATTCTGGATTTCTGTATGCTTGTCACTGTTatggatttatttattatgtctaatttgatttatttatttcaagttCATAAATCTGGGTGAGTTTATGATTTTGCATAAATAGCCTTTGTTTCCAACCTCAATCAAACCAACATATATTGTTCTAAAATCTCGGTAAGGGAATTTAGTAACCTTAATTTCAAAgttaacaacaaataaataagtaaaataattgaTCTGCATTTCTTTATTTCAGATACTGCACTTATTTAATTGATCTGCCCTGTTTCTATCCAAGGAACAAGCTTTTGCCTTCTTCGATTTCGCCTGCTGCTCTTCACGCTTCtagtaataattttaatttttaacttactATTCACTTGCAAAATGCTTTTActtaaatttgataataaaatttgttgattaaatatttatatcttttgttttaaaaaactCCCTCCTAAAATTGTATATAGCAACTGCAGGAttgcaaaaatattattataatttgcGTTTGAGTTTATTATGAATGGTtgcaaaaatattattagaaagttgactttgtttttttgtttgcaTTGACCAAAATTGAAGGCGGAAGTTTTTCGTTAAGGTCTTCCAAGCAGATTTTGTCAAAACGTTGATCATATCATGGCAAGGTACATTGCACACTttaattcttttgttttgttggtTTTGAAATTGCAATTTAACTTATTATATTTGTACTATAAATTCTAtgtttctctttatttgttttacCTCAATGGGTTTCTAGAGAATTACTTCTAAGACTAGGAACTATTTCCCAACCTAATTACAAGGCTTTGAAAGTCTTTTTCATTGCCCATTCTCTTTATAGCGAATAACACCCTTCCTCCTCTATTCTTGTTATCTTCACTTTGCGACCCCTTGTAAATTTTCctactaaaaaatttaataattaccGATTATGTTTTGTGATATGCCAAAGGATTGGATGGATCTACCGAGGTATAGCAAAGAGTATATCAATGGTGTTATTAGTTTTTTAGACTTTGCATACTCTGAGGGAGAACTGGACTGACGACAAATTCAATGTCCTTGTAAGAGGAGTTGTAACATTAATTGGTATAGAAGAGATGTGGTATTTGACCATTTAGTAGCTGACGGATTTATTAAGAGATATAGAATATGGATTAATCATGGGGAATGGACAATCCCGATGGTGGTTGGCGATGACACGGATGATGAAGAAGGTGCACGCGATGACATCGAAGGACTGCTTAATGATGCATTTAGAGATGTACCTCATGCTGAGGGTGTTATTGTAGGTCAAATTGAAGAGGCTAAAAAGTTTTACAATTTAATAGATGGAGCAAGTCAAGAGTTATACCCGGGTTGCAAGAAATTTTTTACATTATCTTTTACTATCCGTCTGTACTTGTTAAAGTGTTTGAACGGTTGGAGCAATGCCTCCTTCACTTCACTTATTGAGCTATTGAAAGAGGCAATGCCTGACATTAACATACCTTCATCTTTCCATAAGATGAAGGCTATGATAAGAGATTTAGGTCtggattataaaaaaatttatgcttGTCCTAATGATTGCCTCCTATATAGAAAAGAACTAAAGGATGAAAAATAATGTCGCGTGTGTGGAATTTCTCGATATACTAAAAATTCTAGTGATGATAGCAAGAACTAACCTGATAAGAAAGGTCGTCCTATTCCTGCAAAGACTCTAAGATACTTTCCTATAATTCCAAGACTTCAGAGATTATTTATGTGCTCAAAGACGGCAGCTAGTCTGAGGTGGCATGATGAGGAGCGTGTAAAAGATGGGACATTAAAGCATCCTTCTGATGGCTTGGCATGGAAGAACCTTGATGAAATGGATGAAGAATTTGCAAAAGAATCACGCAATATTAGACTAGGCTTGTCAAGTGATGGGTTCAACCCATTTCGTAGCATGAACATTTCATAGAGCACGTGGCGCGTGATGTTGATGGTTTACAACTTGCTTCCGTGGATGTGCATAAAACATGAATATTGTATGCTTTCTTTGTTTATTCCTGGGCCACAATCACCTGGTAAAGACATTGATGTGTATCTACAACCATTGATAGAAGACTTGAAATTGTTGTGGAAAATAGGGGTCGAAACTTATGATGCATTAAAGAATGAGACCTTTCAAATGCGGGTAGCTCTTTTGTGGacaatcaattatttttttgcttATGCTATGTTGTCTGGGTGGAGTACAAAGGAAAAATTGGCTTGCCCTTGTTGCAACAAAAATACCTGTAGCTTACAACTAAAATATAGTCGGAAGACAATTTATATGGACCATCGTGTCTTTTTACCCATGGATCATCCATAGAGAACCAATACAAGGTCTTTTAATGGGATGCAGGAATTAAGACCCCTTTCACCTGTTATAGAAGGAACTGAAATCTTTGAGATGCTATAAAATTGAGAATGTTTTTGGGAAGAAGCAAAGTACATTAAATAGTTTTCCATAGAATTGgaaaaaaagatcaattttcTTTGAATTGCCTTACTGGCACAAGAATCCACTGCATCACAACTTAGATGTCATGCACATAGAGAAGAACATACTTGACAGTGTAGCTGGAACTCTCTTGGATATCCCAGGCAAGACAAAGGACCATTTGAATGCTTGATATGACTTAAAAGTTTTAGGTATCTGGAAAAATCTTCAACCAAAGGAGGTGAATAATGGCAAGAGAACAAAGTTGACAAAgccatgtttttctatgattgcTGTAGAGAAGTCAAATTTTTGTGGTGTTTTGAAGACAACAAAGCTACCTAATGGTAGTGCTTCGAATATATCACGCTGTGTACATCTAGGAGAAAGAAAAGTTTCTGGGTATAAGACCCACGATGCTAACTTTATGCTTCACTATTTACTACCAATACTGATTAAAAGCATCCTTCTTGATCATGTGGCCATTTCGTTGATTCGACTAAGTTCATTTTTTGTCGCTTATGCAAAAAGTTCATCACACTGGAAGAGATAGATCTACTGGAGTTAGAGATTGTGGAAACAAAATGGTTCATCTTCCCATTCATTTAGCAAATGAGGTGAGATTGGGTGGTCCGGTGCAGTTTCGTTGGATGTATCCTCCAGAAAGGTACATGTGTATATTAAAGTCATATGTTCGCAACAAAAGTTGCCCCGAAGATTCTATTGCAGAGGCATATCTGGCTGAAAAGTGCTTAGCTTTCTGTTCAAGATATTTGCATGGAGGTGTGCAAACAAGACTTAACAAGCGGTCTCGGAATGATGATGATCCTAACGAAGACGAAGTTGTGCCATCAAAGTTATTTTCTAACAAAGGTCGTTCGTTAGTCATGGAAAATGGAGAACCAATTAATCTAGATGACATATCAAATGCTCAACCCATGTGTATGTATTACACAATTGTGAAGAAGTCGCAGATTATGTTAGGTAACttaatcaaacttatttttattccaATCAAGTTCACTCATATTTTTTAGATCAAACCtaactattattaattatagagagcatgaggaagagGTTAACAATTAGCGGGGAACAAAATGGAGAAAAGCAAAAGTTCACAACAAAACGTTTGTGCAGTGGTTTGAAACTCGTGCGAGGGATCCAAATGTACCTTTTGGCTAAAAGAATTATCTCGAGGTACAAGCTCTATTGCAAGAAGATTTTCTGGATATGTAATTAATGGATACAGGTTTCACACTGTAGAACGTGAGGTaaggagaaaaacacaaaatagtgGTGTCACGTTAACTACTTTAACTTCAAGCTTTGCAAGTACTAAAGATAAAAGTTCAATCCAAGACACTGTAGCTTATTATGATAAGTATGGTCTTACATTTGTTTACTTCCATAAGAAATGCTTCCATAATGAATCTTTCATACTAGCATCTCAAGCATCAGTGTTTTTATGTGCACGATCCATATGAACATAACAAATATTATGTTATGAAAACTGTCCCAAGAGACTTATTTAAAACAAGCGACGAATCTGAGTCTGAGACCCGTCAAACACACTATAGTGAACAACACGAGCGTATAATGAGCCATTCCATACCAGCTGATGATGGTGAACTTATTCTGGAGAGGACTGATTTACGACCCACGGTTATTGAAATGGTTCCCCAAGTGACTTCTGCCCAAGAATATCAGGCAGACTTTATTGGAGATTTTTATTCTGATGGGTCATCCTAAGCAATTTATTGCTTAATATGTACATACGTATACTTAAGTTTTCTTCTTCACCTTTTTATTTGTAAGTaatacttatttttttgttaatttgtcAGTctcttacattttttttatattgattttgaTGGGTATATTGACTCtacttaactaatttttttgtgtaGGAATAAGGAATTTATTGATCTTAAAGCTTCATCAAGTAAGAATTTGCTTAGACAATTTGAGGCTGAGACAAAGGATTGTAATTGAACGCAAGAAATATGAAATGGAAGCTGCAACTGCTAATGACAAGGAGAAATCTGAGCAAAGGGTGGATGAACTAGAAAGTCAAATGGAGATGCGTGCAACCAAAGGGTAGAAGAAATCCATGTCAAAGAAGCTGGATTTTAGTCATTTGCAATGCACTTTCGATTCTATTAGCAAAAGGACTAATTCCATGCTTACCACCTTGGAAGTACAGCCTTCGCAACagccagaaaataaaaaaagaaaggaactATTAACTGTGCCTACTGCTGAGAAAGTCAAGAATGGAATGCAGGGTAGAAAATCAACACAAGGCTTGAAGAATTCTAAGCCTACAAACATGGAGGCAGATGAACTTACAAGGAAGCTCGAAGCAATTCGTAAAAGGAACAGCAACGTGCCAACAAGTGTAAGCCAAGAGCGGAGTTGTCAAAGTTCTACTCAACTCACAATCAACCAAGGGCAGCAGCAGAATATTCAACTCACAGATGAAGAGACTGAAATAGGACAAGATGACACAACTTTGCCTACTCCTGAAATTACCCCACAAAATGAAAGTGCAATGTTGGAGCAAGGAATATCAACAAAAGGTAAGAGGATGCCAGGAGTGAAGGCTACAACAATTGACGAATTCTTAAAGGAAAATGGGATAGacattgaaattgaaggaccaagcactgAACTAAGCAAGGACGGGGAAGAAAGCATGGCACTTG
The genomic region above belongs to Arachis duranensis cultivar V14167 chromosome 3, aradu.V14167.gnm2.J7QH, whole genome shotgun sequence and contains:
- the LOC127745701 gene encoding uncharacterized protein LOC127745701, which gives rise to MQKVHHTGRDRSTGVRDCGNKMVHLPIHLANEVRLGGPVQFRWMYPPERYMCILKSYVRNKSCPEDSIAEAYLAEKCLAFCSRYLHGGVQTRLNKRSRNDDDPNEDEVVPSKLFSNKGRSLVMENGEPINLDDISNAQPMCMYYTIVKKSQIMLESMRKRLTISGEQNGEKQKFTTKRLCSGLKLVRGIQMYLLAKRIISRYKLYCKKIFWICN
- the LOC107481843 gene encoding uncharacterized protein LOC107481843 isoform X2, yielding MSKKLDFSHLQCTFDSISKRTNSMLTTLEVQPSQQPENKKRKELLTVPTAEKVKNGMQGRKSTQGLKNSKPTNMEADELTRKLEAIRKRNSNVPTSVSQERSCQSSTQLTINQGQQQNIQLTDEETEIGQDDTTLPTPEITPQNESAMLEQGISTKGKRMPGVKATTIDEFLKENGIDIEIEGPSTELSKDGEESMALDEDYYQHVMEDIDDEKGEPKKKKIRGKTTCREIYARTMEQREEVTFGIGQPIGPTDQNVSNLTSFVSTIGRNKRFVSLLYTSWHAVSPKAQKFMWDYVNTKFILPDSGKSG
- the LOC107481843 gene encoding uncharacterized protein LOC107481843 isoform X1, with the translated sequence MSKKLDFSHLQCTFDSISKRTNSMLTTLEVQPSQQPENKKRKELLTVPTAEKVKNGMQGRKSTQGLKNSKPTNMEADELTRKLEAIRKRNSNVPTSVSQERSCQSSTQLTINQGQQQNIQLTDEETEIGQDDTTLPTPEITPQNESAMLEQGISTKGKRMPGVKATTIDEFLKENGIDIEIEGPSTELSKDGEESMALDEDYYQHVMEDIDDEKGEPKKKKIRGKTTCREIYARTMEQREEVTFGIGQPIGPTDQNVSNLTSFVSTIGRNKRFVSLLYTSWHAVSPKAQKFMWDYVNVRHSTKFILPDSGKSG